The Lentzea guizhouensis genome contains a region encoding:
- a CDS encoding non-ribosomal peptide synthetase, protein MARAIFERFAALPVLERTRFLRRALHDPATRRQLALSPAQRRLWLLHRFDPHSAVYNVPAVFRFRTAIDSEALRRAFTEVCERHEVLRSRFLEIDGEPVALMAAAGPDFRTVALPAADAAREEIRDRLVAEEVLRPFELATEPPVRGLVITSAADEHLVVITMHHIVTDARSLAIVLAELSACYDAQLAGRPAALPQPRLQYSDHIAWLEDPARRDRLDSDLRHWLTVLDGAPAELDLPLDFERPARPTLRGATVTATVSAGSARHLLEIARQHGASPFMAFAAAYAVLLGQYSGQDDVLIGFPEAGRSGPMSEVVGMFVNTVVLRSDLAGDPSFSRLLDQTRGAVLAAREHASVPLETVVRALGVAGVRDRNPLFQAFFAYHPDDQSTFELGGAGGEPQPAAVGNAAFDLDLAVEAMPDGSAKLTLAYATDLFAQGTAERMLGHLGRIIEAVTRDATAPVSAVLVPDAAERAALATPARPSLPPTVDCLHDFADLGIREHPDAVAVTHAGHRVTYRELDERANRLAWRLRALGVRPDTPVALCLPRDHRVLWVILGILRAGGAYVPLDPALPAERLRFQATDSGARIVVTDQVGLARLGDWPETAVCLDEPAEALALAGCRATAPPPAAGPGNLAYVLYTSGSTGQPKAVAVEHGSVVGLMEFYRTVLRPGDLAAVLGCTPIGFDATILEYFATLHFGGTVHMVDSVFDRASLPDPEAITLIQIAPSLLARLLDHGPLPADLSLVLIGGEPLPAALPERIHAARPAARVFNIYGVTECTVDATWALISPGEHRRGLGDPLPGMRCHILDERGNPVPAGARGELFLAGPAVARGYVNRDELTRERFVPDPFRPGKRMYRTGDLVRLRDDGQFEYLGRVDRQVKIHGSRVEPAEVEAALTAHPAVAMAAVVARLTEDGDRQLVAYIAVGDGGSVPSDLRTHLAAQLPRHMVPAAVVPLAALPLNPNGKLDTSALPPAQAAAPPPADRPAPPPRTDAEHILALIWRDVLGRTVGPHDDFFAVGGDSMAAMRVVARIREAFGADVPADALFQFPTVAELADAVVTGKGSPTGLRVLRQHGTRPPLVLIQTAGTGVIPLIELVRALGDDRPVYGLEPVGLYDDTPPPRSIHEIADLYWKRLADIGVAGPVVLMGWCTGGAIAYEMGRRGPASDAHRIIMLDTVFGAEGHPEGEAAEAVVKSHNMLIAAWSAAQPGGVYDEERMAAEGLDPATLTDGRAPAEHLLEWARRTGLADATTTAAELARSARVQAANLHALDDYVPGPAGVPTLFLQSELDGHGRADPLVPLLGDLLTVRVVPGDHRTMLKPPHVAAAVAAATEWLG, encoded by the coding sequence ATGGCCAGGGCGATCTTCGAACGATTCGCAGCGCTGCCTGTCCTGGAACGAACCCGGTTCCTGCGACGCGCGCTGCACGACCCGGCGACCCGGCGACAGCTGGCACTGTCGCCGGCGCAGCGGCGTCTCTGGCTCCTGCACCGCTTCGACCCGCACAGCGCGGTCTACAACGTGCCGGCCGTGTTCCGCTTCCGCACCGCGATCGACAGCGAGGCGCTGCGGCGCGCGTTCACCGAGGTCTGCGAACGCCACGAGGTGCTGCGCTCGCGCTTCCTGGAGATCGACGGGGAACCGGTCGCGTTGATGGCGGCGGCAGGGCCCGACTTCAGAACGGTGGCCCTGCCGGCGGCCGACGCGGCCCGCGAGGAGATCCGCGACCGGCTCGTCGCCGAGGAGGTCCTGCGGCCGTTCGAGCTGGCGACGGAGCCACCGGTGCGCGGGCTCGTGATCACCTCGGCCGCCGACGAGCACCTGGTCGTCATCACCATGCACCACATCGTGACCGACGCCCGGTCACTGGCGATCGTGCTGGCCGAGCTGTCCGCCTGTTACGACGCCCAGCTCGCCGGGCGGCCGGCGGCGCTGCCGCAACCACGGCTTCAGTACTCCGACCACATCGCATGGCTCGAGGACCCGGCGCGACGCGACCGGCTGGACTCCGACCTCAGGCACTGGCTGACCGTCCTGGACGGCGCGCCGGCCGAGCTCGACCTGCCCCTGGACTTCGAGCGCCCGGCCAGGCCGACGCTGCGCGGCGCCACGGTCACGGCCACGGTGTCGGCCGGCTCCGCCCGGCACCTGCTCGAGATCGCCAGGCAGCACGGCGCGAGCCCGTTCATGGCCTTCGCGGCAGCCTACGCGGTGCTGCTGGGGCAGTACAGCGGGCAGGACGACGTCCTGATCGGCTTTCCGGAGGCCGGCCGTAGCGGGCCGATGTCCGAGGTGGTCGGGATGTTCGTGAACACGGTCGTCCTGCGGTCGGATCTGGCCGGCGACCCCTCGTTCAGCCGCCTGTTGGACCAGACCCGCGGCGCGGTGCTGGCTGCGCGTGAGCACGCGTCCGTTCCGCTGGAGACCGTGGTGCGGGCCCTGGGTGTCGCCGGGGTTCGGGATCGCAACCCCCTGTTCCAGGCGTTCTTCGCCTACCACCCCGACGACCAGAGCACGTTCGAGCTCGGCGGGGCCGGAGGGGAACCGCAGCCGGCCGCGGTCGGAAACGCGGCCTTCGACCTCGATCTCGCGGTGGAGGCCATGCCGGACGGCTCGGCGAAGTTGACGCTCGCCTACGCCACCGACCTGTTCGCCCAAGGCACCGCCGAGCGCATGCTGGGCCACCTCGGGCGGATCATCGAGGCGGTGACGAGAGACGCGACAGCGCCCGTCAGCGCGGTCCTCGTTCCGGACGCGGCCGAGCGCGCCGCGCTCGCCACACCGGCCCGGCCGTCGCTGCCGCCGACAGTCGACTGCCTGCACGACTTCGCCGACCTCGGCATCCGCGAACATCCCGACGCCGTCGCGGTGACCCACGCCGGCCACCGCGTCACCTACCGGGAACTGGACGAGCGGGCGAACCGGCTGGCCTGGCGGCTGCGCGCGCTCGGCGTGCGCCCGGACACGCCGGTGGCACTGTGCCTGCCGCGCGATCACCGCGTGCTGTGGGTGATCCTGGGCATCCTGCGCGCCGGCGGAGCCTATGTGCCGCTGGATCCGGCACTGCCGGCTGAAAGGCTGCGGTTCCAGGCGACGGATTCCGGCGCCCGGATCGTCGTCACCGACCAGGTCGGGCTGGCGCGGCTCGGCGACTGGCCCGAGACCGCGGTCTGCCTGGACGAACCCGCCGAAGCGCTCGCCCTGGCCGGGTGCCGTGCCACGGCGCCCCCGCCGGCAGCCGGCCCCGGAAACCTCGCCTACGTGCTGTACACCTCCGGGTCGACGGGACAGCCCAAGGCCGTCGCGGTGGAGCACGGGAGTGTCGTCGGCCTGATGGAGTTCTACCGCACGGTGTTGCGGCCCGGTGACCTGGCCGCGGTTCTGGGCTGCACGCCGATCGGGTTCGACGCGACCATCCTGGAGTACTTCGCGACCCTGCACTTCGGCGGCACCGTCCACATGGTCGACTCCGTGTTCGACCGCGCCTCGCTGCCCGATCCCGAAGCCATCACGCTGATCCAGATCGCCCCGAGCCTCCTCGCCCGGCTGCTCGACCACGGCCCGTTGCCCGCCGATCTGAGCCTGGTGCTCATCGGCGGCGAGCCGTTGCCGGCCGCGCTGCCGGAACGCATCCACGCCGCCCGGCCGGCCGCGCGCGTGTTCAACATCTACGGCGTCACCGAATGCACCGTCGACGCCACGTGGGCGCTGATCTCGCCTGGCGAGCACCGGCGCGGCCTGGGCGACCCGTTGCCCGGCATGCGCTGCCACATCCTGGACGAGCGGGGCAACCCGGTCCCGGCGGGCGCTCGGGGAGAGCTGTTCCTCGCCGGTCCGGCCGTCGCACGCGGCTATGTGAACCGCGACGAGCTGACCCGGGAGCGGTTCGTGCCGGACCCGTTCCGCCCCGGAAAGCGGATGTACCGCACCGGGGACCTGGTCCGGCTCCGAGACGACGGCCAGTTCGAGTACCTGGGTCGCGTCGACCGCCAGGTGAAGATCCACGGCTCGCGGGTCGAGCCGGCCGAAGTGGAGGCGGCGCTGACCGCGCACCCGGCGGTCGCCATGGCGGCCGTCGTCGCCCGGCTGACCGAGGACGGGGACAGGCAGCTGGTGGCCTACATCGCGGTGGGCGACGGTGGATCGGTGCCCTCAGACCTGAGGACCCACCTGGCCGCACAGCTCCCACGCCACATGGTGCCCGCGGCCGTGGTTCCGCTGGCCGCGCTCCCCTTGAACCCGAACGGGAAACTCGACACCTCGGCCCTGCCCCCGGCTCAGGCGGCGGCACCGCCCCCCGCCGACCGGCCGGCGCCGCCGCCGCGCACCGACGCCGAGCACATCCTCGCCCTCATCTGGAGGGACGTCCTGGGCCGGACGGTGGGCCCGCACGACGACTTCTTCGCCGTCGGCGGAGACTCCATGGCGGCGATGCGGGTCGTGGCACGCATCCGCGAGGCGTTCGGAGCGGACGTGCCCGCCGACGCACTGTTCCAGTTCCCCACCGTCGCCGAACTCGCCGACGCCGTCGTGACCGGCAAAGGCAGCCCCACGGGTCTGCGCGTGCTGCGCCAGCACGGCACACGTCCGCCGCTGGTCCTGATCCAGACGGCCGGCACCGGGGTCATACCGTTGATCGAACTGGTCAGGGCGCTCGGTGACGACCGGCCCGTCTACGGGCTCGAACCGGTCGGGCTGTACGACGACACCCCTCCGCCGCGTTCGATCCACGAAATCGCTGACCTGTACTGGAAACGGCTCGCCGACATCGGCGTCGCGGGACCGGTCGTGCTGATGGGGTGGTGCACGGGCGGCGCGATCGCCTACGAGATGGGGCGCCGCGGCCCTGCGTCGGACGCGCACCGGATCATCATGCTGGACACTGTTTTCGGCGCGGAGGGACACCCCGAGGGCGAGGCCGCCGAGGCCGTCGTCAAGAGCCACAACATGCTGATCGCGGCGTGGTCGGCCGCGCAGCCCGGCGGGGTGTACGACGAGGAGCGGATGGCAGCCGAGGGGCTGGATCCGGCGACGCTCACCGACGGCCGCGCCCCCGCGGAACACCTGCTGGAGTGGGCCCGCCGGACCGGCCTGGCCGACGCCACGACCACCGCCGCCGAGCTCGCCCGCTCCGCCCGCGTGCAGGCCGCCAACCTGCACGCCCTCGACGACTACGTGCCCGGGCCGGCCGGCGTTCCGACGCTGTTCCTGCAGTCCGAGTTGGACGGACACGGCCGGGCCGATCCGCTGGTGCCGCTGCTGGGCGATCTGCTGACGGTCAGGGTCGTGCCCGGCGACCACCGAACCATGCTGAAGCCCCCACACGTGGCGGCGGCCGTAGCAGCCGCCACCGAGTGGCTGGGCTAG
- a CDS encoding cold shock domain-containing protein, whose translation MLATVSWYEPAKGYGFAAPDGGGAEVFVHSSAIVTGGVLAAGQRVAFVVTAGEKGPQAQHVVPLSFDAGVRRAPLVAPGDGADGSVLWFDEEKSFGFVAADDGAGDVFLHVRALVDEFYLPAEGDRVSFTTVTVDQGRQAREVRFVSTGEPVEAAAAPSQARSATRPAARAGDGTVARYDADRGFGFITPDAGGPDLFVHVSVVSGEPLVAGERVRFRIRQSDRGPQADAVEHA comes from the coding sequence GTGCTTGCCACCGTCTCCTGGTACGAGCCGGCCAAGGGCTACGGGTTCGCCGCGCCGGACGGCGGGGGTGCGGAGGTGTTCGTGCACTCCTCCGCCATCGTCACCGGGGGCGTCCTCGCGGCCGGGCAGCGGGTGGCCTTCGTCGTCACCGCCGGCGAGAAGGGTCCGCAGGCCCAGCACGTGGTGCCGCTGAGCTTCGACGCCGGGGTCCGCAGGGCCCCTCTGGTCGCGCCCGGCGACGGCGCCGACGGCTCCGTCCTGTGGTTCGACGAGGAGAAGTCGTTCGGCTTCGTGGCCGCCGACGACGGGGCGGGCGACGTCTTCCTGCACGTGCGCGCCCTGGTCGACGAGTTCTACCTGCCGGCCGAGGGCGACCGGGTCTCGTTCACCACGGTCACCGTGGACCAGGGTCGTCAGGCACGCGAGGTGCGGTTCGTGTCCACCGGCGAGCCGGTGGAGGCTGCCGCAGCCCCCAGCCAGGCCCGTTCGGCCACCCGGCCCGCAGCCCGCGCCGGCGACGGCACGGTAGCCCGCTACGACGCCGACCGCGGCTTCGGCTTCATCACCCCCGACGCGGGCGGACCCGACCTCTTCGTGCACGTCTCGGTGGTCTCCGGCGAGCCCCTGGTGGCCGGCGAGCGGGTGCGCTTCCGCATCCGGCAGAGCGACCGGGGCCCGCAGGCCGACGCCGTCGAGCACGCCTGA
- a CDS encoding inosamine-phosphate amidinotransferase 1, with translation MSLVSLHNEWDPLEEMIVGIADNARVPGAEPGLFAVDYADMYDSPDQVPSGPYDARVIEETAEDLQIFADFLTANGVTVRRPVPTDHAARFGTPDWTADGESNYCPRDVLLTVGDKIIETPMVLRTRYFEPFAYKEMLLEYFASGANWISAPKPRLADGTYRLRPQDGQVLGELEPLFDAANVLRAGRDLLYLVSASGNRLGAEWLQRVLGEEYTVHALEGVYGGTHIDTTISLIRPGLMVLNPTRVRPDDLPPPFKKWDFISCPPLPDNDPEAPWLRATTWIGMNLVMVNPGLAVVDPSHGPLIAELERHGIDVAPLRLRHSRRLSGGFHCVSLDVRRSGILEDYGS, from the coding sequence GTGTCATTGGTTTCTTTGCACAACGAGTGGGACCCCCTGGAGGAGATGATCGTCGGCATCGCCGACAACGCCAGGGTCCCGGGCGCCGAACCCGGTCTGTTCGCCGTCGACTACGCCGACATGTACGACAGCCCGGACCAGGTGCCGAGCGGTCCCTACGACGCCAGGGTCATCGAGGAGACCGCGGAGGACCTCCAGATCTTCGCCGACTTCCTGACCGCCAACGGCGTCACCGTCCGCCGGCCGGTGCCCACCGACCACGCGGCCCGGTTCGGCACACCCGACTGGACGGCCGACGGCGAGTCCAACTACTGCCCGCGCGACGTGCTCCTGACCGTCGGTGACAAGATCATCGAAACCCCCATGGTGCTGCGAACCCGCTACTTCGAGCCGTTCGCCTACAAGGAGATGCTGCTCGAGTACTTCGCGTCCGGAGCCAACTGGATCTCCGCCCCCAAGCCCCGGCTGGCCGACGGGACGTACCGGCTGCGTCCCCAGGACGGGCAGGTCCTCGGCGAACTCGAGCCGCTGTTCGACGCCGCCAACGTGCTGCGGGCCGGCCGCGACCTGCTGTACCTGGTGTCGGCCAGCGGCAATCGGCTCGGAGCCGAGTGGTTGCAGCGCGTGCTCGGCGAGGAGTACACCGTGCACGCCCTCGAGGGCGTGTACGGCGGCACCCACATCGACACGACCATCTCCCTGATCCGCCCCGGCCTCATGGTGCTCAACCCCACGCGGGTGCGGCCCGACGACCTGCCGCCGCCTTTCAAGAAGTGGGATTTCATCTCGTGCCCGCCGTTGCCGGACAACGATCCCGAGGCGCCGTGGCTGCGGGCGACGACCTGGATCGGCATGAACCTCGTCATGGTCAACCCCGGCCTCGCGGTCGTCGACCCGAGCCACGGCCCGTTGATCGCCGAGCTCGAACGACACGGCATCGACGTCGCCCCGCTGCGGCTGCGCCACTCGCGCCGTCTCAGTGGCGGATTCCACTGCGTCTCACTGGATGTGCGACGCAGTGGAATCCTGGAGGACTACGGGTCATGA
- a CDS encoding condensation domain-containing protein: protein MNAEPVSTGALCRLFAKVLDLDSVRPDTDFYLAGGHSLAALELAVAIEAESGLRVGVVDILECSTPEALAARLRVPARVAAADAPIESAGAVEGRLGHEARWLWLERQRTGLFSDAYSVSCLLDGHGEVDADRFASAVAVAVRRHPALCSTIFEFNGEPRAKVVEPQGFFEVLRGPEHDVEQLAAVAFDPAVGPLLRIRLLLGTEANWQVLIVADHLVCDGRSLEILARDIVDAYGAGTQVHADAPARGAVAAAARVPESARQAALDYWLDRLTPPPPTLPLPVDGPRDEPVGAASALVTRDVPPRPCGAGPGRPPVVVRARTPGSADVRGTAVDRRARTGAEGVVGCLVTTVPVRVQVPAADRPHALMAAVSAAAAEAVDHCDVSFDEIVAAANPPRPPGRTPLFDVWVAVFGPVDAPSADLGGIALHGSSLPVRSAVFELSFQFVRHATGMRLALVHDATRYDRGTVERIADRAVAALVAMADDVEPHGAGGAPALTPALFSGFRMEA from the coding sequence ATGAACGCTGAGCCCGTCAGCACGGGGGCCTTGTGCCGGTTGTTCGCGAAGGTCCTGGACCTCGACTCGGTGCGACCGGACACGGACTTCTACCTGGCCGGCGGGCACAGCCTCGCCGCGTTGGAACTGGCGGTGGCCATCGAGGCGGAGTCCGGGCTGCGGGTCGGGGTGGTGGACATCCTGGAGTGTTCGACCCCGGAGGCGCTGGCGGCACGGCTGCGCGTGCCCGCCCGCGTCGCGGCGGCGGATGCCCCGATCGAGTCGGCCGGTGCGGTCGAGGGCCGGCTCGGCCACGAAGCGCGCTGGTTGTGGCTGGAGCGGCAGCGCACCGGGCTGTTTTCGGACGCTTACAGCGTGTCCTGCCTCCTCGACGGGCACGGCGAGGTGGATGCCGACCGCTTCGCGAGCGCGGTGGCGGTGGCGGTGCGGCGGCATCCGGCGCTGTGCAGCACGATCTTCGAGTTCAACGGCGAGCCCAGGGCGAAGGTGGTCGAGCCACAAGGCTTCTTCGAGGTGCTCCGCGGTCCGGAACACGACGTCGAGCAGCTGGCCGCCGTGGCGTTCGACCCCGCCGTCGGGCCGCTGCTGCGGATCCGGCTGCTGCTCGGGACCGAGGCGAACTGGCAGGTGCTGATCGTCGCGGACCACCTCGTGTGCGACGGGCGAAGCCTGGAGATCCTGGCGCGCGACATCGTCGATGCCTACGGCGCCGGGACGCAGGTTCACGCGGACGCCCCGGCACGTGGCGCGGTCGCAGCGGCTGCGCGCGTCCCCGAGTCCGCGCGGCAAGCCGCTCTGGACTACTGGCTGGACCGCCTCACTCCCCCACCGCCCACACTTCCCCTGCCGGTCGACGGCCCGCGCGACGAACCTGTCGGTGCCGCCTCCGCGCTTGTCACGCGGGACGTGCCGCCGCGGCCGTGCGGCGCTGGCCCTGGGCGGCCACCCGTCGTTGTTCGTGCCCGGACCCCCGGATCCGCTGACGTGCGCGGCACGGCCGTCGACCGGCGTGCGCGCACCGGCGCCGAGGGCGTGGTCGGATGCCTGGTCACGACGGTCCCGGTCCGGGTGCAGGTCCCGGCAGCGGACCGCCCGCACGCCCTCATGGCGGCCGTGTCGGCCGCGGCGGCCGAGGCGGTCGACCACTGCGACGTGTCGTTCGACGAGATCGTGGCGGCCGCGAACCCGCCGCGTCCACCCGGCCGCACGCCACTGTTCGACGTGTGGGTCGCCGTGTTCGGGCCTGTGGACGCCCCGTCGGCTGACCTGGGCGGCATCGCGTTGCACGGGAGCTCGCTGCCGGTGCGCAGCGCCGTCTTCGAGTTGTCCTTCCAGTTCGTGCGGCACGCCACCGGCATGCGGCTCGCCCTGGTCCACGACGCCACGCGCTACGACCGCGGCACCGTCGAACGGATCGCGGACCGCGCGGTGGCGGCGCTGGTCGCGATGGCCGACGACGTCGAACCACACGGTGCCGGCGGGGCGCCGGCACTCACGCCGGCGCTGTTCTCCGGATTCAGGATGGAGGCCTGA